One Kitasatospora sp. MAP12-44 DNA segment encodes these proteins:
- a CDS encoding FAD-dependent oxidoreductase yields the protein MTTVNGDIAFWYAQTGIPTPRGALPGDATADVCIVGGGYTGLWTAYYLKKALPSLRITVLEQQFCGYGASGRNGGWLYNGIAGRDRYAALHGHQAAVALQQAMNRTVDEVVQVAAAEGIEADVHQGGVLEVAYTPAQLARLEAFHRTEVSFGEHDRLLLDASESAQRIQVAGTLGGAWSPHGARIHPVKLLQGLARVVEGLGVRIHESTTVTEIGPQRAVTAHGTVRAPYVLRCTEGFTASLKGQKRTWLPMNSSMIVTEPLPQHVWDAIGWQGREALGDMAHAYMYAQRTADDRIAIGGRGVPYRFGSRTDNDGRTQDATIRALREILVRFFPATADAAIDHAWSGVLGVPRDWCAAVELNRATGLGWAGGYVGSGVGAANLAARTLRDLVLADSGEGGATELTALPWVGHPVRRWEPEPLRWIGVHGLYSVYRGADRRELANASPTSDRAARLADRVSGR from the coding sequence ATGACCACCGTCAACGGCGACATAGCGTTCTGGTACGCGCAGACCGGCATCCCCACCCCGCGCGGGGCGCTGCCGGGCGACGCGACAGCCGATGTGTGCATCGTCGGCGGTGGTTACACCGGCCTGTGGACGGCGTACTACCTGAAGAAGGCCCTGCCCTCGCTGCGGATCACCGTGCTGGAGCAGCAGTTCTGCGGCTACGGCGCGTCGGGCCGCAACGGCGGCTGGCTCTACAACGGCATCGCCGGCCGCGACCGCTACGCCGCGCTGCACGGCCACCAGGCCGCCGTGGCGCTGCAGCAGGCGATGAACCGGACCGTGGACGAGGTGGTCCAGGTCGCCGCCGCGGAGGGCATCGAGGCGGACGTCCACCAGGGCGGGGTGCTGGAGGTGGCCTACACCCCCGCCCAACTCGCCCGTCTTGAGGCCTTCCACCGGACCGAGGTCAGCTTCGGCGAGCACGACCGGCTGCTGCTGGACGCGAGCGAGTCGGCCCAGCGGATCCAGGTCGCCGGCACCCTCGGCGGCGCCTGGAGCCCGCACGGCGCCCGGATCCACCCGGTGAAACTGCTGCAGGGCCTGGCGCGCGTCGTCGAAGGCCTCGGGGTGCGGATCCACGAGTCGACCACCGTCACCGAGATCGGCCCGCAGCGCGCGGTCACCGCGCACGGGACCGTCCGCGCCCCCTACGTGCTGCGCTGCACCGAGGGCTTCACCGCCTCGCTCAAGGGCCAGAAGCGGACCTGGCTGCCGATGAACTCCTCCATGATCGTGACCGAGCCGCTGCCGCAGCACGTCTGGGACGCGATCGGCTGGCAGGGCCGCGAGGCCCTCGGCGACATGGCGCACGCCTACATGTACGCCCAGCGCACCGCCGACGACCGGATCGCGATCGGCGGGCGCGGCGTCCCGTACCGCTTCGGCTCGCGCACCGACAACGACGGGCGCACCCAGGACGCCACCATCCGGGCGCTGCGGGAGATCCTGGTCCGCTTCTTCCCCGCGACGGCCGACGCGGCGATCGACCACGCGTGGTCCGGCGTGCTCGGGGTCCCGCGCGACTGGTGCGCCGCGGTGGAGCTGAACCGCGCCACCGGCCTGGGCTGGGCCGGCGGCTACGTCGGCAGCGGGGTGGGGGCGGCGAACCTGGCCGCCCGCACCCTGCGCGACCTCGTCCTCGCGGACTCCGGCGAGGGCGGCGCCACCGAACTGACCGCCCTCCCCTGGGTCGGCCACCCCGTGCGCCGCTGGGAGCCGGAGCCCCTGCGCTGGATCGGCGTCCACGGCCTCTACTCCGTCTACCGCGGCGCCGACCGCCGCGAACTGGCCAACGCCAGCCCCACCAGCGACCGCGCGGCCCGCCTCGCCGACCGCGTCTCTGGCCGCTGA
- a CDS encoding M23 family metallopeptidase, which yields MTLRGALRATLGAVLLTAAALPAYGAAPRALPPSTQFTPLTASTITRPAPFNASDGKVHLSYELFTTNALGRQTPVRIDSIEVQDARTKRVIGSLSGDALAAAANPIGVPLPGEGTDAARQVAVPVAVPVVASSEQWVIWLDLALDPAEAVPAELEHHLTGAVLAPSGPAAFEETVARTPLSRTAPLQLDSPVQPGSWYASESCCGNTHHRRGLAPINGGLYVPQRFAIDWFRVGDHNQTWEGDPSRLDSYLSFRQPVVAAARAKVVEVQDGLADNPPPVPPTVPPIQDTVGNHITLEVAPGQYLLYAHLEDGSLTVHEGDRVEPGQILGLIGNSGNSTTPHLHFQVMTTREFFPTDSPPYTFRSFDILGHVAPRIWDDNLGLRPTGVLPVDESPFAGPHTDELPLDRNVIRF from the coding sequence GTGACTCTGCGAGGTGCCCTGCGAGCGACGCTGGGCGCGGTGCTGCTGACCGCGGCCGCGCTGCCCGCGTACGGGGCGGCGCCGCGCGCGCTGCCGCCGAGCACGCAGTTCACGCCGCTGACGGCCTCGACGATCACCCGACCCGCGCCGTTCAACGCCTCCGACGGCAAGGTCCACCTCTCCTACGAGCTGTTCACCACCAATGCCCTGGGCCGCCAGACCCCGGTGCGGATCGACAGCATCGAGGTCCAGGACGCGCGGACCAAGCGGGTCATCGGGTCGCTGAGCGGCGACGCGCTGGCCGCGGCCGCCAACCCGATCGGCGTCCCGCTGCCGGGCGAGGGGACGGACGCCGCGCGGCAGGTCGCCGTGCCGGTCGCCGTGCCGGTCGTCGCGAGCTCCGAGCAGTGGGTGATCTGGCTCGACCTGGCGCTCGATCCGGCCGAGGCCGTCCCCGCGGAGCTGGAGCACCACCTGACCGGCGCCGTCCTGGCGCCGTCCGGCCCGGCGGCGTTCGAGGAGACCGTCGCCCGTACGCCGCTCTCGCGTACGGCACCCCTGCAGCTCGACTCGCCGGTGCAGCCGGGGAGTTGGTACGCCAGCGAGAGTTGCTGCGGCAACACCCACCACCGGCGCGGCCTGGCGCCGATCAACGGCGGGCTCTACGTCCCCCAGCGCTTCGCCATCGACTGGTTCCGGGTCGGGGACCACAACCAGACCTGGGAGGGCGATCCGAGCCGACTGGACAGCTACCTGAGCTTCAGGCAGCCGGTGGTCGCCGCGGCCCGCGCCAAGGTGGTGGAGGTGCAGGACGGCCTCGCGGACAACCCGCCGCCGGTCCCGCCGACCGTGCCGCCGATCCAGGACACCGTCGGCAACCACATCACCCTGGAGGTCGCACCGGGCCAGTACCTGCTCTACGCCCACCTGGAGGACGGCAGCCTGACCGTGCACGAGGGCGACCGCGTCGAGCCCGGCCAGATCCTCGGGCTGATCGGCAACAGCGGCAACTCGACCACCCCGCACCTGCACTTCCAGGTGATGACGACCCGCGAGTTCTTCCCGACCGACAGCCCGCCGTACACCTTCCGCTCCTTCGACATCCTGGGCCACGTCGCGCCGCGGATCTGGGACGACAATCTGGGCCTGCGGCCCACCGGAGTGCTGCCCGTCGACGAGTCGCCCTTCGCGGGTCCGCACACGGACGAACTCCCGCTCGACCGCAATGTGATCCGCTTCTGA
- a CDS encoding GNAT family N-acetyltransferase encodes MSTAHPTHPLDNPVRAALTGPHAHFARRQGRLLSYPADMTAFLGMPDRPRADDWADVAALLGPGGHAVTLGVSVPPPADWEATFEVEGVQLVGERVVGAHDPHAVRLGPADVPEILALVEQARPGPFFARTIELGDYLGIREGGALIAMAGERLHPPGFTEISAVCTDHAHRGQGLAGRLIRAVAAGIQDRGETPFLHAAADNTGAIGLYQALGFRLRRTVTFRGALVPQP; translated from the coding sequence ATGTCCACGGCCCACCCCACCCACCCGCTGGACAATCCGGTGCGCGCCGCACTGACCGGCCCGCACGCCCACTTCGCCCGCCGGCAGGGCCGGTTGCTGAGCTACCCGGCGGACATGACGGCCTTCCTCGGGATGCCCGACCGGCCGCGGGCGGACGACTGGGCCGACGTCGCGGCGCTCCTCGGCCCCGGCGGACACGCCGTGACCCTCGGCGTGTCCGTTCCGCCGCCGGCCGACTGGGAGGCGACGTTCGAGGTCGAAGGCGTGCAGCTGGTGGGCGAGCGCGTGGTCGGCGCGCACGACCCGCACGCGGTGCGGCTCGGGCCGGCCGACGTCCCGGAGATCCTCGCGCTGGTCGAACAGGCCCGCCCCGGGCCGTTCTTCGCGCGCACCATCGAGCTCGGCGACTACCTGGGCATCCGCGAGGGGGGCGCGCTGATCGCGATGGCGGGGGAGCGGTTGCACCCACCGGGCTTCACCGAGATCAGCGCGGTCTGCACCGACCACGCCCACCGCGGCCAGGGCCTGGCCGGTCGACTCATCCGCGCCGTCGCAGCCGGGATCCAGGACCGCGGCGAGACCCCGTTCCTGCACGCCGCCGCCGACAACACCGGCGCGATCGGGCTCTACCAGGCGCTGGGCTTCCGCCTGCGCCGCACGGTCACCTTCCGCGGCGCCCTCGTCCCGCAGCCCTGA
- a CDS encoding lytic transglycosylase domain-containing protein, with the protein MTLVAVAALTGSQAAVPAQGLAALPTPAGTPGTAMAPAVPPAGQLPVDGGGTLALTPPPTVPVPPTGTPGPNDPLLTLPTGSGASLPATVFTAYLHAQSVLAVSEPGCHLPWQLLAGIGQVESGQADGGRVDANGTTYTPILGPVLDGNGVAAIPSSDGGKWDGSTVWARAVGPMQFLPSTWAIWGADGNGDGIADPNNIHDAALAAGRYLCSSGRDLSVPAQLDQAILGYNDSQDYLRTVKSWMATFQSGATSAPDGPPLPATPGTPGPTTAPTTVPVPVTPVAPPTPTATPRPVQPTPTPTPTPTPKPTPTPTATPTPTPTPTPTPTGCPTPTPTPTPTGTGTPTPTPTPTPTPTPTPTPTATPPGAAPGSPSPSCPTPSATVTPTDTPTPTPTH; encoded by the coding sequence ATGACCCTCGTTGCCGTGGCGGCGCTGACAGGATCACAGGCGGCCGTCCCCGCCCAGGGTTTGGCGGCACTCCCGACACCGGCCGGGACGCCTGGCACCGCGATGGCGCCCGCCGTCCCGCCGGCCGGCCAGCTGCCGGTGGACGGCGGCGGCACCCTCGCGCTGACCCCGCCGCCGACCGTTCCCGTCCCCCCGACGGGAACTCCGGGTCCGAACGACCCCTTGCTCACGCTGCCGACCGGCTCCGGGGCCTCGCTGCCGGCCACGGTGTTCACGGCGTATCTGCACGCGCAGTCCGTGCTCGCCGTGTCCGAGCCCGGCTGCCACCTGCCGTGGCAGCTGCTCGCGGGGATCGGCCAGGTGGAGTCGGGCCAGGCGGACGGCGGCCGGGTCGACGCCAACGGCACGACGTACACGCCGATCCTCGGCCCGGTGCTGGACGGCAACGGCGTGGCCGCGATTCCGAGCAGCGACGGCGGCAAGTGGGACGGCAGCACGGTGTGGGCCCGCGCCGTCGGCCCGATGCAGTTCCTCCCGTCCACCTGGGCGATCTGGGGCGCCGACGGCAACGGCGACGGCATCGCGGATCCCAACAACATCCACGACGCGGCGCTGGCCGCCGGGCGCTACCTGTGCTCGAGTGGCCGCGATCTCTCCGTTCCGGCGCAGCTGGACCAGGCGATCCTCGGCTACAACGACTCGCAGGACTACCTGCGCACGGTGAAGAGCTGGATGGCGACCTTCCAGTCGGGTGCCACCAGCGCGCCGGACGGTCCGCCCCTGCCGGCCACCCCCGGCACGCCGGGGCCGACGACCGCGCCGACGACCGTCCCCGTTCCGGTCACCCCGGTGGCGCCGCCCACGCCGACGGCGACCCCGCGGCCCGTGCAGCCGACGCCGACCCCCACGCCCACTCCGACCCCCAAGCCGACCCCCACACCCACCGCGACGCCGACGCCGACGCCCACGCCGACGCCCACGCCGACCGGCTGCCCCACCCCGACGCCGACCCCGACGCCCACCGGCACGGGCACCCCGACGCCGACGCCGACCCCCACGCCCACCCCGACCCCGACCCCGACACCCACGGCGACACCCCCCGGCGCGGCGCCCGGCTCGCCGAGCCCGTCCTGCCCCACCCCGTCGGCAACCGTCACGCCGACCGACACGCCCACCCCGACCCCCACGCACTGA
- a CDS encoding class I SAM-dependent methyltransferase, with protein sequence MVTTDPRPGPSLPRTLEDVPGWFWPLDQQLFGWLLARQTAAGMYGDLLELGSYLGRSAILIGGHLQTGETFTICDLFDSEAPDGSNAAEMSMSYRETLTRVAFERNYLAFHPALPTIVQAPTSVLSDGRIAVDSCRFVHIDASHLYEHVAADIQTAATVLAKDGIVVLDDFRSQHTPGVAAATWEAVFRHGLRPICVTAEKLYGTWADPGPLQRELLELDGDVPDCNMDVDVIAGQRMVRLSGRGIAKLMPPEPEQPAPEAEQQPAQRSAARRLVLDLLPPIATRAVRRQLQQRRDRSG encoded by the coding sequence GTGGTCACCACCGACCCCCGTCCCGGACCGTCCCTTCCTCGCACCCTGGAGGACGTCCCGGGCTGGTTCTGGCCGCTTGACCAGCAGCTTTTCGGCTGGCTGCTGGCCCGCCAGACCGCTGCCGGGATGTACGGCGACCTGCTGGAGCTGGGCAGCTACCTGGGGCGCAGCGCCATCCTGATAGGCGGCCACCTCCAGACCGGCGAGACCTTCACGATCTGCGATCTGTTCGATTCCGAGGCGCCGGACGGCAGCAACGCCGCCGAGATGTCCATGTCCTACCGCGAGACGCTCACCCGGGTCGCCTTCGAGCGCAACTACCTGGCCTTCCACCCGGCCCTGCCCACCATCGTCCAGGCGCCCACCTCGGTGCTGTCGGACGGCCGGATCGCCGTCGACAGCTGCCGCTTTGTGCACATCGACGCCTCCCACCTCTACGAGCACGTCGCCGCCGACATCCAGACCGCCGCCACCGTGCTGGCCAAGGACGGCATAGTCGTGCTGGACGACTTCCGCTCCCAGCACACCCCGGGCGTGGCCGCGGCCACCTGGGAGGCGGTCTTCCGGCACGGTCTGCGGCCGATCTGCGTCACCGCCGAGAAGCTCTACGGCACCTGGGCCGACCCCGGGCCGCTGCAGCGCGAGCTGCTGGAGCTGGACGGCGACGTCCCGGACTGCAACATGGACGTGGACGTGATAGCCGGGCAGCGGATGGTCCGGCTCTCCGGCCGAGGCATCGCCAAGCTCATGCCGCCCGAGCCCGAGCAGCCGGCGCCCGAGGCCGAGCAGCAGCCCGCGCAGCGCTCGGCGGCCCGGCGACTCGTCCTGGACCTGCTGCCGCCGATCGCCACCCGGGCGGTCCGCCGCCAGTTGCAGCAGCGCCGCGACCGGAGCGGATAG
- a CDS encoding transglycosylase family protein, with amino-acid sequence MTFRNENAAAASAATTPAAGRKRNRVRIAVLGGALAVLPVAGLVTATASSAAPASTWDKVAQCESTGNWSINSGNGFYGGLQFTSSTWAAFGGTQFAPQANQATAAQQISVGEKVLAAQGPGAWPICSVKAGLS; translated from the coding sequence ATGACCTTCCGTAACGAGAACGCCGCCGCCGCTTCTGCCGCCACCACCCCCGCCGCCGGTCGCAAGCGCAACCGCGTGCGGATCGCCGTCCTGGGTGGCGCGCTGGCTGTGCTGCCGGTCGCGGGTCTCGTCACGGCCACCGCCTCGTCGGCCGCGCCGGCGAGCACGTGGGACAAGGTCGCGCAGTGCGAGAGCACCGGGAACTGGAGCATCAACAGCGGCAATGGCTTCTACGGCGGCCTGCAGTTCACCTCCTCCACCTGGGCGGCCTTCGGTGGCACCCAGTTCGCGCCGCAGGCCAACCAGGCCACCGCGGCCCAGCAGATCTCCGTCGGCGAGAAGGTGCTGGCCGCCCAGGGCCCCGGCGCCTGGCCGATCTGCTCGGTCAAGGCCGGCCTCTCCTAA
- a CDS encoding nucleoside deaminase, which translates to MTTDTRAMLTVALAEARLGLAEGGIPIGAALFGPDGELLGRGHNRRVQDDDPSMHAETAAFRAAGRLRGYRRTTMVTTLSPCWYCSGLVRQFGIGRLVVGEARTFVGGHDWLAEHGVQVTVLDDAECVALMRDFITARPELWHEDIGR; encoded by the coding sequence ATGACGACTGATACGAGAGCGATGCTCACGGTGGCGCTGGCGGAGGCCCGGCTCGGCCTGGCCGAGGGCGGTATCCCGATCGGTGCGGCGCTCTTCGGCCCGGACGGCGAGCTGCTGGGCCGCGGCCACAACCGGCGGGTGCAGGACGACGACCCGTCCATGCACGCCGAAACGGCGGCCTTCCGCGCAGCCGGGCGACTGCGCGGCTACCGGCGGACCACCATGGTGACCACGCTCTCGCCCTGCTGGTACTGCAGCGGCCTGGTGCGCCAGTTCGGCATCGGCCGCCTGGTGGTGGGCGAGGCCCGGACCTTCGTGGGCGGCCACGACTGGCTGGCCGAGCACGGCGTACAGGTCACCGTGCTGGACGACGCCGAGTGCGTCGCCCTGATGCGCGACTTCATCACCGCCCGGCCCGAGCTCTGGCACGAGGACATCGGCCGGTAG
- a CDS encoding response regulator transcription factor, whose product MTTVLIVDDQPLQRFGFRMLLDSSPGTTVVGEADHGADAVRKTAELRPDVVLMDIRMPGMDGIEATRRIVAAGGRSRVLVLTTFDLDEYAYGALRAGASGFLLKDALPDELLAGIRAVAAGDAVVAPALTRRLLDTFADRLPHDQARAAADARLEALTEREREVLVAVAGGLTNGEIAERLVLSESTVKTHVSRLLAKIGARDRVQAVITAYDAGLVRPG is encoded by the coding sequence GTGACCACCGTCCTGATCGTCGACGACCAGCCGCTGCAGCGGTTCGGCTTCCGGATGCTGCTCGACAGCAGCCCGGGCACCACCGTGGTCGGCGAGGCCGACCACGGAGCCGACGCCGTCCGCAAGACCGCCGAGCTGCGCCCCGATGTCGTGCTGATGGACATCCGGATGCCCGGCATGGACGGCATCGAGGCGACCCGCCGGATCGTCGCCGCCGGCGGCCGCTCCCGCGTCCTGGTGCTGACCACCTTCGACCTGGACGAGTACGCGTACGGCGCGCTGCGCGCGGGAGCCAGCGGGTTCCTGCTCAAGGACGCCCTGCCGGACGAGCTGCTCGCCGGAATCCGCGCGGTCGCGGCCGGTGACGCGGTGGTGGCCCCGGCCCTGACCCGCCGGCTGCTCGACACCTTCGCCGACCGCCTGCCGCACGACCAGGCCCGTGCCGCCGCCGACGCCCGCCTCGAGGCCCTCACCGAGCGCGAGCGCGAAGTCCTGGTGGCCGTCGCGGGTGGTCTGACCAACGGGGAGATCGCCGAACGCCTGGTGCTCTCCGAGTCCACCGTCAAGACCCACGTCAGCCGACTCCTCGCCAAGATCGGCGCCCGCGACCGCGTCCAGGCCGTGATCACCGCCTACGACGCGGGCCTGGTCCGCCCCGGGTAG
- a CDS encoding histidine kinase, which translates to MTTTAPEPDPLWVHPAARSLVRRARRLRQADQDHPWRLDALLAAAVLMLGLGDLIRGDQGLVIDSAQSLPTPGVLAVLVGLGLPLVWRRRAPTAVFAAVLAVCTVQWSLGLLVHSDLALLIALYGMARYAPMRRLPWAAGATFGVLALAAFRVNLISQPLVALFFLCGTATGAIALGLAVRIRKAQLAALADRATRLEIEREQRVQLATVAERARVSREMHDIVGHNLAVIIGLADGGAALAASDPARSAEALRIIAGTGRQALSELRRTLGALRESPTQDGAGEQIELSPQPGIADLDALLMRIRAAGPHVAYRTAGDTAALPPGVQLAVYRIVQEALTNSLKHAGPQTSVQVSVRAGAQAVQVSVQDTGPVEGPPAGRRLGHLGHPHGHPHPHPHPPQQGEGQGLVGIRERAALSGGTASAGPRPAGGGWSVRAELPLPAPAAAASTETPSEEERA; encoded by the coding sequence ATGACTACGACCGCTCCGGAGCCCGACCCGCTCTGGGTGCACCCGGCGGCCCGCAGCCTGGTCCGCCGCGCCCGGCGCCTGCGCCAGGCCGACCAGGACCACCCGTGGCGCCTGGACGCGCTGCTGGCGGCGGCCGTGCTGATGCTCGGGCTGGGCGATCTGATCCGTGGCGACCAGGGGCTCGTCATCGACAGCGCCCAGTCGCTCCCGACACCCGGCGTCCTCGCGGTGCTGGTGGGCCTGGGCCTGCCGCTGGTGTGGCGCCGCCGGGCCCCCACCGCCGTCTTCGCCGCCGTGCTTGCGGTCTGCACCGTCCAGTGGTCGCTCGGCCTGCTCGTGCACAGCGACCTCGCGCTGCTGATCGCCCTCTACGGCATGGCCCGCTACGCGCCGATGCGCCGGCTGCCGTGGGCCGCCGGCGCCACCTTCGGGGTGCTCGCGCTGGCGGCCTTCCGGGTGAACCTGATCAGCCAACCGCTGGTCGCCCTCTTCTTCCTCTGCGGCACGGCGACCGGTGCGATCGCGCTGGGCCTGGCGGTGCGCATCCGCAAGGCGCAACTCGCCGCGCTGGCCGACCGGGCGACCCGGCTGGAGATCGAGCGCGAGCAGCGCGTCCAACTCGCCACCGTGGCCGAGCGCGCCCGCGTCTCCCGCGAGATGCACGACATCGTCGGCCACAACCTGGCCGTCATCATCGGCCTCGCCGACGGCGGCGCCGCGCTGGCCGCCAGTGACCCCGCGCGCAGCGCCGAGGCCCTGCGGATCATCGCCGGCACCGGTCGGCAGGCTCTGAGCGAACTGCGCCGCACGCTCGGCGCCCTGCGCGAGAGCCCGACCCAGGACGGCGCGGGCGAGCAGATCGAACTGAGCCCGCAGCCGGGGATCGCCGACCTGGACGCGCTGCTGATGCGGATCCGGGCCGCCGGGCCGCACGTCGCCTACCGCACCGCGGGCGACACCGCCGCGCTGCCGCCCGGCGTGCAGCTCGCCGTCTACCGCATCGTGCAGGAGGCGCTGACCAACTCCCTCAAGCACGCCGGTCCGCAGACGAGTGTGCAGGTCAGCGTGCGGGCCGGCGCGCAGGCCGTGCAGGTCAGCGTCCAGGACACCGGACCCGTCGAGGGCCCACCCGCCGGCCGCCGGCTGGGTCATCTCGGGCACCCGCACGGGCACCCGCACCCTCACCCGCACCCGCCCCAGCAGGGGGAGGGGCAGGGGCTGGTCGGCATCCGCGAGCGCGCCGCCCTCTCCGGCGGCACCGCCAGCGCGGGACCGCGCCCGGCGGGCGGCGGCTGGAGCGTACGGGCGGAGCTGCCCCTCCCCGCACCCGCCGCAGCCGCCAGCACCGAAACCCCCAGCGAGGAGGAGCGAGCGTGA
- a CDS encoding ABC transporter permease, translating to MSTLSTLTAPAAPATRPALKVTGPRVLRAEWAKLWSLRSTWITLSVGVLLLVLVGTIASASYSPGQVVAHGPAADAKDAVGFALGGMGFTQLALGVLGVLITAGEYSTGMIRSTLAAVPRRLPVLWSKASIYAVVALVLGTAGAFAAFLIGSGYLHGTPIALTLSSSGVLRCLFGAGAYLALVGVMGVALGALLRSVAGGISVLVVSLMLLPALAGLLPSGLKDDISPYLPGNAGDSIFALTHAAHTLTPGAGLAVFAGWTALALAGAAWRLRRSDV from the coding sequence ATGAGCACCCTCAGCACCCTCACCGCCCCCGCCGCGCCGGCCACTCGCCCCGCTCTCAAGGTCACCGGGCCGCGCGTGCTGCGCGCCGAGTGGGCCAAGCTCTGGTCGCTGCGATCGACCTGGATCACCCTGAGCGTCGGCGTGCTGCTGCTCGTGCTGGTCGGCACGATCGCCTCCGCCAGCTACTCGCCCGGCCAGGTCGTCGCGCACGGCCCGGCCGCCGACGCCAAGGACGCCGTCGGCTTCGCGCTGGGCGGCATGGGCTTCACCCAGCTCGCGCTCGGGGTGCTCGGCGTGCTGATCACCGCCGGCGAGTACTCCACCGGCATGATCCGCTCGACGCTGGCGGCGGTACCGCGCCGGCTGCCGGTGCTCTGGTCGAAGGCCTCGATCTACGCCGTGGTCGCGCTGGTGCTGGGCACCGCCGGTGCCTTCGCCGCCTTCCTGATCGGCTCCGGCTACCTGCACGGGACGCCGATCGCGCTCACCCTCTCCTCCTCCGGCGTGCTGCGCTGCCTGTTCGGCGCCGGGGCGTACCTGGCCCTGGTGGGCGTCATGGGCGTGGCGCTGGGCGCGCTGCTGCGCTCGGTCGCGGGCGGGATCTCCGTCCTGGTCGTCTCGCTGATGCTGCTGCCCGCGCTGGCGGGCCTGCTGCCCAGCGGCCTCAAGGACGACATCAGCCCGTACCTGCCGGGCAACGCGGGTGACTCGATCTTCGCGCTGACCCACGCGGCGCACACCCTCACCCCGGGCGCGGGCCTGGCCGTCTTCGCCGGCTGGACCGCCCTCGCGCTGGCCGGCGCCGCCTGGCGGCTGCGCCGCAGCGACGTCTGA
- a CDS encoding ATP-binding cassette domain-containing protein, with the protein MIEINRLVKRYGDKTAVDGLDFTVHPGRVTGFLGPNGAGKSTTMRMIVGLDAPTSGSVAVNGRRYAEHHAPLQEVGALLEAKSIHPGRSAFDHLNALALTHGIPRRRVVEVIELAGLGQVARKRAGAFSLGMGQRLGIAAALLGDPQTVMLDEPVNGLDPEGVLWIRNLLTGLAAEGRTVFVSSHLMSEMALTATDLIIVGRGRLLANTTVRQFVQDAGGNSVRVASADPARLRELLVGPDVEISGEAGSEVLQITGLTARQIGATAAEHAIAVYELTPQAVSLEEAFMELTRDSVEYHGSASAADLSAATSSVRSAV; encoded by the coding sequence ATGATCGAGATCAACAGGTTGGTCAAGCGTTACGGCGACAAGACCGCCGTGGACGGCCTGGACTTCACCGTCCACCCCGGCCGGGTGACCGGCTTCCTCGGCCCGAACGGGGCCGGCAAGTCCACCACGATGCGCATGATCGTCGGTCTGGACGCCCCCACCAGCGGCTCGGTCGCCGTCAACGGCCGTCGCTACGCCGAGCACCACGCCCCGCTCCAGGAGGTCGGCGCGCTGCTCGAGGCCAAGTCCATCCACCCCGGCCGCTCGGCCTTCGACCACCTCAACGCGCTCGCGCTGACCCACGGCATCCCGCGCCGCCGGGTCGTCGAGGTGATCGAGCTCGCCGGGCTCGGCCAGGTCGCCCGCAAGCGGGCCGGCGCGTTCTCGCTGGGCATGGGCCAGCGCCTGGGCATCGCCGCGGCGCTGCTCGGCGACCCGCAGACCGTCATGCTCGACGAGCCGGTGAACGGCCTCGACCCCGAGGGCGTGCTGTGGATCCGCAACCTGCTCACCGGGCTCGCCGCCGAGGGCCGCACCGTCTTCGTCTCCTCGCACCTGATGAGCGAGATGGCGCTGACCGCCACCGACCTGATCATCGTCGGCCGCGGCCGGCTGCTCGCCAACACCACCGTGCGGCAGTTCGTGCAGGACGCGGGCGGCAACAGCGTCCGGGTCGCCAGCGCGGACCCCGCCCGGCTGCGCGAGCTGCTGGTCGGCCCGGACGTCGAGATCAGCGGCGAGGCCGGCTCCGAGGTGCTGCAGATCACCGGCCTGACGGCCCGTCAGATCGGTGCGACGGCCGCCGAGCACGCCATCGCCGTCTACGAACTCACCCCGCAGGCCGTCTCCTTGGAGGAGGCCTTCATGGAACTGACCCGCGACAGCGTCGAGTACCACGGCAGCGCCTCCGCCGCCGACCTCTCCGCTGCCACCTCCTCTGTTCGGAGCGCCGTATGA